In a single window of the Zea mays cultivar B73 chromosome 5, Zm-B73-REFERENCE-NAM-5.0, whole genome shotgun sequence genome:
- the LOC109939589 gene encoding uncharacterized protein: MAADALLSSMAGARAPLLTMAPSSLALAPCRRAAGTLFLPPWSPQQSSKELCSSSSMDVTLSPMHGVTPCSSNQCLHLPPDLLPLCDPHGRLALHSVPSPLFSPCAQKLFGPTSARSTSMAPSSSPPVHGCQPLLPFCPTAQQLCAPPPMDAQKFLAAAPLSLTAPRSELRLALCCSCAVRPRQATRYSSCALVRSQRRPDLRSDAGPKAAAPTSPCDSLLCAAQRTVRRDARRVFAVFFFAAPNIDVVHPGETATFLVRFRIDVIFL, translated from the coding sequence ATGGCCGCCGACGCCCTACTCTCCTCCATGGCCGGCGCTCGAGCTCCACTCCTCACCATGGCGCCCTCCTCCCTGGCGCTCGCTCCCTGCAGGCGAGCAGCCGGCACACTTTTTCTTCCTCCCTGGTCTCCACAGCAAAGCAGCAAGGAGCTCTGCTCCTCCTCTTCCATGGACGTCACCCTCTCTCCCATGCATGGCGTGACGCCGTGCTCCTCCAACCAGTGCCTCCATCTCCCACCCGACCTCCTCCCTCTCTGCGATCCCCATGGCCGTCTGGCCCTGCATAGCGTTCCCTCGCCTCTGTTTTCCCCTTGCGCGCAGAAGCTCTTTGGGCCGACCTCGGCGAGGTCCACATCCATGGCGCCAAGCAGCAGCCCCCCTGTTCATGGCTGCCAGCCCTTGCTCCCCTTTTGCCCCACTGCACAGCAGCTCTGTGCTCCACCTCCCATGGACGCCCAGAAATTTCTTGCAGCAGCTCCGCTTTCCCTGACCGCGCCCCGCTCCGAGCTCCGTCTTGCGCTCTGCTGCAGCTGCGCCGTCCGACCTCGCCAGGCCACACGCTATAGCTCATGTGCACTTGTCCGCAGTCAGCGTCGACCCGATCTGCGCAGCGACGCCGGTCCAAAAGCAGCAGCCCCGACGTCTCCATGCGACTCGCTGCTTTGTGCTGCGCAGCGAACAGTACGCCGGGATGCCCGCCGGGTGTTCGCTGTTTTTTTTTTCGCAGCCCCAAACATCGACGTCGTTCACCCCGGTGAGACCGCGACGTTCCTTGTTCGATTCCGCATTGACGTTATTTTCCTATGA